The following is a genomic window from Halobellus ruber.
CTCGGGAGTCCGCTTGCGCTCCACAAACGACAAGTCAATCCACTCGATACACTGACTGAGGCGGTCGAATTCTGTCATAGACACTCAGAACTCGTCCGCCTCATCCTCTAAATTAACGCGACCCGATCGCCCCCCCAAAGGTTCTTATACCACGGGGCGGCCAGCCCCTCCGTGCCACGACGCGACCCGCAACCGGAGGGATCGTCACCCGGAGCCGTCGCCGGACTCCGGGGCCAAACCGCAGCACCGCGGCGCGCCACCGCCGACAAGACAACGCTTAAGCGGCGGCCTGCCCTGGCTGTGGGTATGCTTGCAGTCGCGACCGCTCGAACCGCGGGTTTCCGATTCGAGCCAGACGCGTGGGGGGTGTCGCCCGGATGGGTGTGATCGAGGACGTCTACGAGGACCTCGACACCGACGTCGACTTCGAGGAGTTCGAGGCCGCCGTCGAGGACAAGGTCGACCAGATGGGGGGGCTGGCCGACGAGGAGACCGCGGCGATGCTGATCGCCCACGAACTCCGCGACCAGGAGGTCGAAGGGATCGCCGACGTCGACCCCGGGATGGACGACGTGAAGTTCCTCGCGAAGGTGATGCGGGTCGGCGACCTCCGGACCTTCGAGCGCGACGAGGAAGACGAGGAGGGTCACGTCGTCAACGTCGACGTCGCCGACGAGACCGGCCGGATCACGATCACGATGTGGGACGGGATGGCCGACGACGCGGTCGACCGGCTCGAACCCGGCGACACCGTCCGGGTGGCCGGCCGCCCGAAGAACGGCTACAACGGGCTCGAAGTCGACGTCGACAAGGCCGAACCCGCCCCCGACGTCGAGGTCGACGTGGAGTCGACGGACACCCACCGGATCGAGGACCTCTCGCTGGGCCTTTCGGACGTGAACCTCACGGGACGCGTGCTCAGCACCGACAGCGTGCGCACCTTCGACCGGGACGACGGCTCGGAGGGCCGCGTCTCGAACCTCACGCTCGGCGACCCCACCGGCCGGATCCGGGTCACACTCTGGGACGGGAAGGCCGGTCTGGCGACCGAGTTCGCGGCGGGCGAGACCGTCGAGATCGTCGACGGCTACGTCCGCGAGCGGGACGGCACCCTCGAACTCCACGTGGGCGACCGCGGCACCGTCGAGGAGATCGACGAGGACGTCGAGTACGTCCCCGACACGACCGACATCGGCGAGTTGGAGCTCGGCGAGACCGCCGACATCGCCGGCGGCGTGATCGAGACCGACCCCAAGCGAACGTTCGACCGCGACGACGGCTCGGAGGGACAGGTCCGGAACGTCCGGATCAAAGACGAAACCGGCGACATCCGGGTGGCGCTGTGGGGCGAGAAGGCCGACCTCGACGTCGACCTCGCGGATTACGTCGCGGTCACCGACGTGGAGATCCAGGACGGGTGGCAGGACGACCTCGAAGCCTCCGCTGGGTGGCAGTCGACGGTCACCGTGATGGACGACGCCCCCGAGGACGCCACCGACACCGGCGCCGGGGCCGCGCAGTCGACCGGCGGGCCCGGACAGTCGACCGGACTCGGCGCGTTCAGCGGCGACGGGGCGACCGACGCCGACACGGGATCCGGCGCGTCCTCGCCGCCGAGCGGCGACGCCGGGGCCGGCGGGTCGGCGACCGCCGCGGTGACCGAACCCCCGAGCGAGGACGCCGAGGGCGGCACCGAGACGTTCACCGGGACCGTCGTACAGGCCGGGAGCCCGGTCGTGCTCGACGACGGCACCGAGACCCGGAGCGTCGAGACCGACGAGTCACTCCGGCTCGGCGAGAAGGTGACCGTCACGGGCCCCGTGGCCGACGGCACCATCACCGCCGTAGAGGTCGACCGGACCGAGTAGCGCCGGCGACGCGGGGGACCGTCGCTACGACACCCGCGGCCACCGGACCCCACCTCTCACGATCCCCCGTCCGGTCCGACGCCCCGACGGCATTACTCAAACACGGTTCGAACCGTCCGGTGGCTTTCCGTTCGGCCCGCCCGTACGGCCCGGTATGTCCCCGTTGTCTCACGTGCTCGCAGCGCTCGTCCCGGTCGCCGTCTACGTCGCGAGTCGCGACCGGCGACTCCCGTCGCGGCGGGTCGTCGGCGCGGCGACGCTCGGCGGCGTGTTTCCGGACCTCGTGGACAAACCGCTGGCCCACTCCATGTTCCTCCTGCCGAACGGCCGCGTCGGCGTTCACTCGCTCCCGGTCGCCCTCCCGCTCGTCGCCGTCGTTCTCGCGTACGGGTGGCGGACCGGCCGGGTGCGCGCCGCCGCCGCCTTCGGCGTCGGCGTGGTGCTCCATCCCGCAGGAGACTGGCACGCGCACCTGCTGTACGGCAGTTTCCCGCCGCATCTGGTGTGGCCGCTCGCGTCGGTGCCGGTCAAACACGTTCCCGGGTGGAGCGCGTACGTCCCGGCGTGGACGGCGTTCGCAACCGCGGTGCTCGGGGCGACCGCGCTGGTGATGCTCCGGGATCTGCGCCGCCACGTCCGGCCGAAGGCGTCCGGGTGACTCTACGGAGGGCTGCCCGACGGGCGCGGACGGGGGTGGTATCCCCTCTTGAGCTTGCACGCGCGAGTGGCGGGGTTATGCGGTTCGTCTATATCCGCTCCGGGGACGGCGGACCCGCGACCGCGTGGGCGAGCGCCGACCACGCCGGGAGACGTGGCTGCGGCAGACGCAGCACCGACGGAGTGACTTACACCCGCTCGCGCGTTCCGAGGACGTAGCCCAACAGCACGATCAACGCCGTCCCGAGATACGTCTCGATCAAGACGGCTGCTCGTGTGACAGCCCCCACTTGCCTCGGCGGGTGGGGCGGCGCCGTCACGAACGTCACGACCGAGTAGTACAGTGGCCCTCCCCGCCACCCCTCGGGGGGTTCCGGACCGAGTCCGAACAGGGCGGTCGTTCCCAGGACGATCGCTGCCGACCACAGAAGCACGAACAGCGGCCGAGTACCGTAGCCCGTCAGGCCGCGAGAGAGCCACCCACCCACAGCCGTCAGGAACTGCGTGCGAATTTCGCGCCCGGGATACGGCCATCTTCAGCAATCGGCGCCATCCACTCAGGGTCCGCAATTGACGCGCCTGAGTACGGCATTGGTTTTGAATCGGGCCCACGCCTCCGCGGTCCGTGCCTGCCGCTCCAGTCCCCGCGCTCGGCGCGCTCGCTGGCTGAGCCCCTCGTCACTGAGCGCCTCCTTGAGATCGTGGTACGCCTGTGCCAACGCATCATATTCAGCCGGGCTCGCCGGATCGGGACACATCTTCCCGACTGTTGTTCCCTGATTCGCACTCAGACCTTCCAACGTGGTTCCCCGTATGTCTGCTTGAGAGAGAGTGACCCCGGACAGATCCTTCTCTGAGAGGTCGGCGTAGCGTAGGTCCGCCTCCGAGAGGTCGGCACCCCTCAGGTTCGCTACCGGGAGGTCGGCTTTCCGCAGGTCCGCCGCCGAGAGGTCAGCGTCGGCCAGGGTCGCTCCCGAAAGGTCGACCCCCCACAGATCCGCTCCCGAGAGGTCGGCTTCGACTAAGGCCGCTCCCGAGAGGTCGACTTTGACTAAGGCCGCTCCCGAGAGGTCGGCACCGACGAATCCGGGACTAGAAGGGAGTTCCAGGGAGCTGAGGACAGTCTTGGACGCAATCGCGCCGTGTAAATCTCCATCGTTTATTTCATCCACAAGCTCGTCCAAGGGTTTCTCGGCTGTCTCAGTATGCCGGATACACCGGCTTGATCCCGTCTTCTCGGGCTCCCAGGCCGGGCGAGAACAACTCCACGATGCTATTTCAAGTGTATCAAGCACAGCATCAGCCAAGTCAAGATCGTCGTTCGTGACCGGACACTCCTCTCGCTGGGTGGACGAGTCGGGTGACATACTGTGCCAGTCAGTCGACCGAATCAAATACGTTGTCGTGGCCCGAGCGGCGCTGCCGCTGCTGCTCGGCCGCCCGCGAACGCCGCCGGGGCGGGGATCCTTTCGAGACTCCCCTCGATGCCGTCCGACGGTCCCGGGAGTGCCGTCACGGAAAGGGTTATACCCCGGTCGGACGGTTTGTGTAGGTAATGAGTGTCGAGCTGCCGTTCGCGCCCGTGGACACCATCATCCGACGGCAGGCCGGCGACCTCCGGGTCAGCTCCGGGGCCGCCGAGGAGCTCGCCCGTCGGGTCCAAGCCCACGGGGCGGCGCTCGCCGTCGACGCGGCCGACCACGCCGGCGACGACGGACGGAAGACGCTGATGGCACAGGACTTCGGCGTCCAGCAGGTCGTGAGCCGCCGCGAGCTCGAACTCCCGATCGCACCGATCGACCGCATCGCCCGCCTCCGGATCGACGACCGGTTCCGCGTCTCGATGGATGCCCGGATCGCCCTCGCGGACATCCTCGAGGACTACGCCGACAACGTCGCAAGCGCGGCCGCGACGCTGGCGCGGCACGCCGACCGGCGGACGATCCAGGCCGAGGACATCGAGACGTACTTCGCGCTCTTCGAGTAGGATGCGGTTCGGCCACAGCGAGACCTGCCTCGCGCACGACACCGGCAAGCGGCACCCCGAGACCGCCGACCGGATCCGCGCGATCAAGCGGGCGCTCGCGAAGCGCCACGGCGTCTCCTACGTCGAGGCCGACCCGGTGACGGAGTCGGCTGTGACGGCCGTCCACGACCCCGACTACGTCGCGGAGATCAGCTCCTTTTGCGCCGCGGGCGGCGGCAACTGGGACCCCGACACGGTCGCGTCGGCGGACACCTGGGGCGCCGCGCGCGCCTCGGCCGGCCTCGCGGAGTGGGCCGCCCGGGAGGCCGCCGCCGGTGCCGACGGCCGCGAGACGCCCTTCTCGATCGGTCGACCGCCGGGCCACCACGCCGTCGAAGACGACGCGATGGGGTTTTGTTTCGTCAATAATGCTGCCGTTGCGGTCCAGTCGGTCCTCGACGACGCCGCGTTCGACGTCGACCGGGCGCTGATCTTCGATTGGGACGTCCACCACGGGAACGGGACGCAGGACATCTTCTACGACGAGGGGGACGTGTTCTACGCGTCGACCCACGAGAAGGGCCTGTACCCCGGCACCGGCGCGGCCGACGAGACGGGCGCCGGCGACGGCGCGGGGACGACGCTGAACGTCCCGCTCCCGTCCGGGGCCGGCGACCCGGAGTTCCTGCTCGTGGTCGAGGAGCTGCTCCGGCCGGCGACCGAGCGGTACGATCCCGACCTCGTCGTCGTCAGCGCGGGGTTCGACGCCCACCGCCACGATCCCATCTCCCGGATGCGCGTCTCGACGGAGGGGTACGCCCTGCTGACCGACCGGGTCCGCTCGCT
Proteins encoded in this region:
- a CDS encoding metal-dependent hydrolase — translated: MSPLSHVLAALVPVAVYVASRDRRLPSRRVVGAATLGGVFPDLVDKPLAHSMFLLPNGRVGVHSLPVALPLVAVVLAYGWRTGRVRAAAAFGVGVVLHPAGDWHAHLLYGSFPPHLVWPLASVPVKHVPGWSAYVPAWTAFATAVLGATALVMLRDLRRHVRPKASG
- a CDS encoding single-stranded DNA binding protein, with amino-acid sequence MGVIEDVYEDLDTDVDFEEFEAAVEDKVDQMGGLADEETAAMLIAHELRDQEVEGIADVDPGMDDVKFLAKVMRVGDLRTFERDEEDEEGHVVNVDVADETGRITITMWDGMADDAVDRLEPGDTVRVAGRPKNGYNGLEVDVDKAEPAPDVEVDVESTDTHRIEDLSLGLSDVNLTGRVLSTDSVRTFDRDDGSEGRVSNLTLGDPTGRIRVTLWDGKAGLATEFAAGETVEIVDGYVRERDGTLELHVGDRGTVEEIDEDVEYVPDTTDIGELELGETADIAGGVIETDPKRTFDRDDGSEGQVRNVRIKDETGDIRVALWGEKADLDVDLADYVAVTDVEIQDGWQDDLEASAGWQSTVTVMDDAPEDATDTGAGAAQSTGGPGQSTGLGAFSGDGATDADTGSGASSPPSGDAGAGGSATAAVTEPPSEDAEGGTETFTGTVVQAGSPVVLDDGTETRSVETDESLRLGEKVTVTGPVADGTITAVEVDRTE
- a CDS encoding histone deacetylase family protein encodes the protein MRFGHSETCLAHDTGKRHPETADRIRAIKRALAKRHGVSYVEADPVTESAVTAVHDPDYVAEISSFCAAGGGNWDPDTVASADTWGAARASAGLAEWAAREAAAGADGRETPFSIGRPPGHHAVEDDAMGFCFVNNAAVAVQSVLDDAAFDVDRALIFDWDVHHGNGTQDIFYDEGDVFYASTHEKGLYPGTGAADETGAGDGAGTTLNVPLPSGAGDPEFLLVVEELLRPATERYDPDLVVVSAGFDAHRHDPISRMRVSTEGYALLTDRVRSLATDVDAGLAFVLEGGYGLDTLSEGVAMVHETFDGRPPVEPDGDPDEESRKLVADLRGIHGLDG
- a CDS encoding histone family protein; amino-acid sequence: MSVELPFAPVDTIIRRQAGDLRVSSGAAEELARRVQAHGAALAVDAADHAGDDGRKTLMAQDFGVQQVVSRRELELPIAPIDRIARLRIDDRFRVSMDARIALADILEDYADNVASAAATLARHADRRTIQAEDIETYFALFE
- a CDS encoding pentapeptide repeat-containing protein, which encodes MSPDSSTQREECPVTNDDLDLADAVLDTLEIASWSCSRPAWEPEKTGSSRCIRHTETAEKPLDELVDEINDGDLHGAIASKTVLSSLELPSSPGFVGADLSGAALVKVDLSGAALVEADLSGADLWGVDLSGATLADADLSAADLRKADLPVANLRGADLSEADLRYADLSEKDLSGVTLSQADIRGTTLEGLSANQGTTVGKMCPDPASPAEYDALAQAYHDLKEALSDEGLSQRARRARGLERQARTAEAWARFKTNAVLRRVNCGP